The nucleotide sequence TCCTTAAAAACCCTTGTCACTGAGTTCATTTTCATTACTCAAATAAAGCAAagaaaaattttatttgttttatttttttcaattgccCCCCACACACATGTCTAATACCATGgaaaacaacaacaccaacactAACACCAACACCAACACAAACACCAActacaccaacaacaacaacaataatgaaAATCAAGTATTGAACATTGAAGTTGATTGTTCTGCTAAacaaaagaagagaagagattTGATCGATTTAAATGAATCTCCTCCTTCTCCTGATTATTCCGAGGTATTTATATACTCTCTTTACTCTGATACATGTAAAGATGATGATCAAGATCATGtatttacaaaatatatattgagaCAATGATATAATGATtaacttttaaaacaatataaaaaatttcatacaatttttatttagtttatctatactatatgtAATATCAATTTTTGATCTAgcatttttcacttttaattttacaCTTCAATTAAACTgttttgataataattttatccttttttattttttgatgaaaataaaactaatgataGATCATTTTAGATTAAATTGAAGCTcggttattttcttttttaagcttagttttctttgttcaattaaataactaattttaaaataagtatgtATACACATTGTCGTGTATGCGAGCATATACGCCCGTGGTTGCTACTGGTTCAcctttatataaataaaaatgtaatacaAAGTAGATCTTCTTATTGAACTTTTTAAGCCgaatttaattgaaaaaccattttaaatcttgaatgaagatgataaaaaattgtacccttttttgaaaaatgtcacTTTATATTAATTACTTTATATCAAAATGTATTTTCTCATCAATTATTATCTAATATAAACGAATCCAAATTCACATCATTTTTCACCTCTCCGCTTGTGTGGTTATTAAAAGTCTCATTGCAATGCATCATTATTTCTCattaggaatattttttttccattttagcACTAATACAACTAAGAACTTGAAACATTTAAACTCGACAAACATAGTCATAATCAGACCTTCAATTCAATCTAACATGTATTTATTATAGTAatgtaataaaattattattctttattttcttatctaattttttaattataatttatttttgtatctaatttatttttgttattatagTTTCATAGGTATACAATGCAATGCAAATAGTTCTATCACCAACATggaatgatttatttattagattcaatgtaaaattaatttaaattacgatacatataatttaaattctaaTTATTACATGCAAgcttatgaaataattaattatgattcaCAAAAATATACGTGTGTGTAATTGAATCAAATCCATTAGGATTCTGCTGATGATTGCCATGTGGCAACAAGAGGAGATGTAAGACTCCAAGCTGAAACTGAAGTTCAACAACCAGCGTTGAATTTCTCATCCCCAACACCACCTGATCAAAGACATGGTGCAGAAGAAGAACAAGACCATGTGCAAAATGATGCAAATGTAGTGGTGAAAAATGCTGAAATTCTAAGGGCTAGGAAAGGGAAGATGCCAATGAACTTTTCTGAAGCAGTGCATGCCAAAGAAGATAGTATAACTGATGATAAAGAAACAAATGTACCAACTGATGGTCAAGTTTCAGATACACCTGCGGATGATGAAGCAACTGCCATTGGAGGAATGATGTTGCTTCAATATGATGATGGTGGTGCTAGTGGATCTTGTCCACAAAGGTTTTATAATCATTTTGATagtgtgaatatatatatagacacacgagcgcacacacatacacacattGTTGCTGATAAATAAaggttaactttttttttttgctcaatTGTTTTGCAATGCAGGAAGAGAAAGAGGGACTTCTCTGAATGCTATAAAACACCTTGCCCCATGACAGATGCCGGGCAAAAAATAGTGATCCGAGTTGAAAGCGATGAAGACATTTTGGATGATGGTTATTGTTGGCGCAAGTACGGATGCAAAGAGATCAAAGGAAATCCTAACAATCCTAGGTAACTATTTACCTATTTTATATGTGTCAATGCAAGTATGTGTACTTATattgataaatgtttttattttatttttcaagaaatttttgtttttgtttggcctattatggggtaaatcaaaacaaaaatattttataggggggcaaatcaaaataaaattttttcagggagaaaaccggaaatgacctatattacaggggataaagacctattaacccaatTTTAATTATGCATGTGTGCGCGTGTGTGTTTTGAATAGCTACAAAGTTTCTTATCATTATCTAAACATTGTCCATTTACATAAAGGTTTTAGTATCATTGTATCATGCATCATATATATGAATATGTTTTGATTcctaattatttaatattgtgTGAATTGTAGGGGGTACTACAAATGTTCAACACACAATTGTAACATTAAAAAACAAGTGGAAAGGGATGCTAAAGATCCAAAATATGTACTTGTTACATATGATGGAAAACATACCCATGGACCTGTCATTGATAAGAAAAGTCGACCAACATACTCGAGAAATACTAATGCAGCTGGAGTGCGTAGAAATGCCAGCATGCCGccaccaccatcaccaccatCTGCATTGCCTATGGTTCACCCTCTCCCTCCTTTTCACCAATATGGCTATATACCTTATGGTATGAATTACGGTTGGCCTAATACCATGATGTGGCCTTTATTAAACATGTCGGGCAATACCATGATGCAACCTTTCTTGAACATGACGGGTAACACCATGATGCAACCTTACAGACCCATAAGTGAACAAAATTTTCTAGAACGTCGTGTTTCAACTCCAACTCCTATTGGTACAAATCAAGTTGGACCTAATATCAATAGGGCAGTTCCGCTTCCTGTATTTCCGATATCACCATCATTACCACCATTTCACATTGTACCATATGGTGGGGATTTTCTTCAGGTTGGTGGAAATGGTATTGTTGCTGCTCCAGTCTTTCCTTTCATGGGTACTTCACCAGCTGATCAGGAAGCTACAAATGTTCCTGACACCGAATGATATTTAGGCTAcataattttgtcttttatttacATATTTACTATTTCATTTAAGGTACTTTGTCTGGTGCCATTGTTGTTTTAAGTTACAATTTTATTGTATcggtaattttatatttttctattgttttaatACTTGTCTAGAAAATTATTTGATACAGTTATTCCTCTAGATTTTTTTCTATAACACGAAGATcggggtgtgtgtgtgtgtgtgagacaCAAAATGTGGGTGTGGTAAGCTTTTGAGGAAGAAGAGACAATGAcacaaaattaatattacattgTTACATGTTGTTATTGTGTGAAGTGTGAGCAAGAAGTCtcatatttgataaaaataaaataatagatgtTGAGTTGTATATAAGTGAGGAGACTCATATACATAATACTTTATGGTTTTGAATGAAGATGTTGTGTCCAAGTCActtgtgtgatttatttttagtgaTAATCTTTGGTATTTTAGGATCCCCAATGGTTTGCCAACCGAAAGCTCAAATATCTTTCTTAAATCACTTTCCCAACTTATATAGTTCTTTAACAAATCATttcaatcataaataaaatgttcaagtaaatgagagaagagagaaacgtACGTTATGTTTATACTAGTTCACATTCAACTTAGTTGCTACCTCTAGTCGCCTCCTAAGAGTGATTATGCTTAAatacattcaaataattaatccATTATAGTCAATCAATTACAATCACTCTATTTTATGGCAACACAATATTTACTGGATTTTCAATAAGGTATCTGATTCCCACATCTTTTGCAACTTATTGTCTGACTTCAAAAAacgttgagattttttttttaaaaaagaccTTAACTTGGTCGAAATCTACCCCGTCTTTTCAAAGATTCTGACTCAACTGAGTCCTTTGAGGAGTCAAGTGTTTAATGTCTCTTTAGACCTATTTTGAGTAAAAGTTTCTTTCCATTATTCGACCAATTACAATCAAAAGACTGATTTTGTATCTGGCGGATACAAATCGGAGATTGCTAGAATTACTATCCTCTAGAGAGGACATTACAATTTATTCCTATATAAATGCAAGTGTGCAATGAAAACATGATTCGACTCTCATAAGACATAATATACAATGAATTCCAAGATACATGTTCATGgcgttttcattttatttatccTTTCTATAAACAACCTTTTACAATCTCTATTTCTAATAAACCTAATGCCATAATATATTCTTAGATCGACATTTTTTTTCGTATTCTATCATGGTTGTGAATAGATTCTACAAACTTGTACTCACaccattttctctcttttccatATAGCATTTTCTTAAAAGCTTTGGCTATTTCTCTTGAGTTATGGTGCTCAGAACATTTTTTGTTGATCACGCTATAACACACCTTGTGTCGTTACAATTTGAGGCTACAAAATAGGTATTACTATTATGGGGTCTTGTTATAATGATTTATAGGAATAAGAAGCAAAATTATGACCCTATCAACTTTGAAACActtgaagatgatgattttgatcGGGTGCCGGAGGATTCACCACCATTCTTAACCATCGAGGAGTTGGAAGTACTACACTACGATTTGGTTTATGCGACTGAGTCATTcggttttgtttggtttggtcaTGCAGTTCAATCAGTGACTCATGGTACAACCAATGAACCCTTGAACTCATAACCTTGTCGATTCGATGGCCTGTCCGGTTTTTGAAACACGGGTTCAAAACAATTGACATAAACAACCTATGAAAACACTAAGAAGTGGGAGAAGGCggtgttttctattttttatttgttacgtGATAATTGAGTGTTTTTATTGATTATATGTAAGTTGTTTAGAACCGACGTTTCACCACctttaaactcaaaataaaatatatcccagatctaataaaatatatctaagttatataaaataataattataacctCTTATCTATCAAAATTA is from Medicago truncatula cultivar Jemalong A17 chromosome 1, MtrunA17r5.0-ANR, whole genome shotgun sequence and encodes:
- the LOC25484596 gene encoding probable WRKY transcription factor 2, whose protein sequence is MENNNTNTNTNTNTNTNYTNNNNNNENQVLNIEVDCSAKQKKRRDLIDLNESPPSPDYSEDSADDCHVATRGDVRLQAETEVQQPALNFSSPTPPDQRHGAEEEQDHVQNDANVVVKNAEILRARKGKMPMNFSEAVHAKEDSITDDKETNVPTDGQVSDTPADDEATAIGGMMLLQYDDGGASGSCPQRKRKRDFSECYKTPCPMTDAGQKIVIRVESDEDILDDGYCWRKYGCKEIKGNPNNPRGYYKCSTHNCNIKKQVERDAKDPKYVLVTYDGKHTHGPVIDKKSRPTYSRNTNAAGVRRNASMPPPPSPPSALPMVHPLPPFHQYGYIPYGMNYGWPNTMMWPLLNMSGNTMMQPFLNMTGNTMMQPYRPISEQNFLERRVSTPTPIGTNQVGPNINRAVPLPVFPISPSLPPFHIVPYGGDFLQVGGNGIVAAPVFPFMGTSPADQEATNVPDTE